A window from Pelodiscus sinensis isolate JC-2024 unplaced genomic scaffold, ASM4963464v1 ctg144, whole genome shotgun sequence encodes these proteins:
- the PIH1D1 gene encoding PIH1 domain-containing protein 1 encodes MASRTDKSLLSAELEDEGDEFGQLLLRATHKIQNTMPSVPASKPIQPQPGFCIKTHTGSQEKVFVNICRSMHIPPPPDLSRQELECLIESDSASSFRIPMSLGEPHAELDNSGNGCTTYDVVINSGFFAKLEADPFFKEFFITVALEGLADKYNMDINHPEWRMLKNRKFMGSVSEQTIRTKSSPVIQEMDVSSPVVPKFTILAEPAGRPPEFLLAEIHLPKVGSALELSLELGQDRVVLRGGPDPYVLDIYIPHDIVPECSHARFHRGMRVLTVKMPVQSQLGPL; translated from the exons ATGGCCTCCCGGACGGACAAGTCCCTGCTGTCGGCGGAGCTGGAGGACGAGGGCGACGAGTTCGGGCAGCTGCTGCTCCGG GCCACACATAAGATCCAGAACACGATGCCCTCAGTGCCTGCCTCAAAACCcatccagccccagcctg GCTTTTGCATTAAGACCCACACGGGTTCGCAGGAGAAGGTGTTTGTGAACATCTGCCGGTCGATGCACATCCCGCCGCCCCCCGACCTCAGCCGCCAGGAACTGGAGTGTCTGATCGAGTCGGACAGCGCCTCGTCCTTCCGCATCCCCATGAGCCTGGGGGAGCCCCATGCCGAGCTGGACAACA GTGGGAACGGCTGCACCACCTACGACGTCGTCATCAACTCCGGCTTCTTCGCCAAACTGGAG GCGGATCCCTTCTTCAAAGAGTTCTTCATCACTGTCGCCTTGGAGGGGCTGGCAGACAAGTACAATATGGACATCAATCACCCAG AATGGCGAATGCTGAAGAACCGTAAGTTTATGGGCTCCGTCTCTGAACAGACCATCCGCACCAAGTCCAGCCCCGTCATACAGGAGATGGATGTCAG CTCCCCCGTGGTCCCCAAATTCACCATCCTGGCGGAGCCGGCGGGGAGGCCCCCCGAGTTCCTGCTGGCTGAGATCCACCTGCCCAAAGTG GGCTCGGCGCTGGAGTTGTccctggagctggggcaggaccggGTCGTGCTGCGGGGGGGCCCGGACCCCTACGTCCTCGACATCTACATCCCCCACGACATCGTCCCCGAGTGCAGCCATGCCCGCTTCCACCGGGGCATGAGG GTGCTGACTGTCAAGATGCctgtccagtcccagctggggCCCCTTTGA